In Dehalococcoidia bacterium, the genomic stretch TCCGACAACGCTGGCGTAGGTGACATCTGCCTCGCCGCCCCAGGCACTGGCAATCAATGCACGAACGCGTCTGCACTAGATAGCGGCTCGTTCACGGCTTTTGTAAACGCGTATAACTCGGGCGGTGGCCAGGGGAGCGTCGGCCAACCGTGGAACCCCTGCGGAGGTGCCAGTGATACGACTATCACAGCCTGCTGGTGGGTGCACAGCTGGGGAAACGGCAAGGTCCAGGATTTCAGTGGGCCGAGTCATGGCCACGGTCCCGGCACAGGGGCGATCATGCGCCGAACCGGAACAAGCACGGCGTACTGGGTGCATGGAGGCGTGTGGCAACGGTACTTGGTGGCCGGCGGCGCGCCTGGTTACCTTGGATACCCCATCTGTAATGAGTTCCCGTGGAGCGTGTATAGGCGCACGGATTTCCAGAACGGCTTTGTGGCGTATCGACCCGACACCGGCGAATCTGTGGACGCGGCCTACAGCGGATTCTTCCCGAAGATCTGCTGAGCGACCGATGCCATCGCCATGGAATGCGCAATGGACACCCGTTTCCCCGCCATCGCTGATCAGCTTGTGACGGACAATCCCGCCTTGCTATAACTCGCCAAAGGCTTCGACCAGGACGAGTAGCGGCGTACATTCGTCCCAGCGAGGGCGCGGTTGGTGCAAGCGCCCGGCGTACACGCCGCGAAGACCACCTGTGAGCCGCATCTGCGAATGTCCGCCTACGGCGGATTAGTAGACGATGTCGCCGGCAGCGTTATCCGCCGAACGAGGGGCCGCGCCCGGATCCAAGTAGCGGCCTAAAACAGGGTGGAACCACGGAGCGCCTCCCGTCCCTGCGACGGCGAGGCGCGTTTTCGTTTTCGTGCCGCTGGAGGACGAAATGGTTCTGCAGACCCTTTCGAAAGAGGATCGGCTCTACCGCATGAGGCACTCCGCCGCCCACATCATGGCCGAGGCAGTCCTCGAGATGTTTCCCGATGCGCAGTTCGCCATCGGCCCGCCGATCGAGCACGGGTTTTACTACGACTTCCTTCTCGCGCGACCGCTGACGCCGGACGACCTGCCTGAGATCGAGCAACGTATGCGCGCCCGCATGACGTCGAACGTGCCGTTCGAGCACAGCGAGATGAGCCGCGAGGACGCGTTGGCGCTCTTCGCGACGCAGCCGTTCAAAGTCGAACTGATCCAGGGCATCGAAGACGCGAACGTCTCGCTCTACAAGCAGGGCGCATTCGTTGACCTGTGCGAGGGGCCGCACGTCGAGCGCACGGGCGATGTCCCGCCCTTCAAGCTCACGAGCGTCGCGGGCGCCTACTGGCGGGGAGACGAGAAGCGCCCGATGCTCCAGCGCATCTACGGCGCGCTGTTCGAGACACAGGAAGAACTCGACGATTACCTGCACCGGCTCGAAGAAGCGCAGCGGCGCGACCACCGCAAGCTCGGGCGCGAGTTGGAGCTGTATACGTCCAGCGAACTGATCGGCTCGGGGCTTCCGTCGCTACTGCCGAAGGGCGCGACCGTACGACGCCTGCTCGAGGAGTACATCACCGGACAGGAGCGGGAGGCGGGCTACCAGCACGTCTACACGCCGGTGCTCGCCAAGGTCGACCTCTACAAGCGATCGGGCCACTGGGACCACTATCGAGACAGCATGTACCCGCCAATGGCGCTGGAACACGAAGAGCTCGTGCTCCGGCCGATGAACTGCCCTCACCACATCCTGATCTACGAGAACGCGCTGCACAGTTATCGAGAATTGCCGATCCGCATCGCCGAGATGGGCACGATGTACCGGTACGAGAAGTCGGGCGTGGTCGGCGGGCTGTCGCGCGTTCGCGCGATCAACCTCAACGACGCCCACATCTTCTGCACGCGTGAGCAGATCGGGCAGGAGTTTGCCGGCGTCATGCGCCTGGTCGAGCGCGCGTACGCGACGCTTGGCATCACGGACTACGCATATCGCTTGTCACTGCGCGATCCCGCCGACACGGAGAAATTCGTGCAGAACGACGAGATGTGGGACCTTGGCGAGAAGATCCTTCGCGAGACGCTGCAAGAGCTTCAATTGCCGTTCTACGAGGCGCCGGGAGAAGCGGCCTTCTATGGCCCGAAGCTCGACATCCAGATCCGTGACGTCCTGGGGCGCGAAGAATCGATGTCGACGATCCAGCTCGACTTTCACCTGCCGAACCAGTTCGACCTGACCTACATCGGGGAGGACGGTGCTCAGCACCAGCCCGTCATCCTGCATCGCGGCGTGATCGGGGCGACCGAGCGCATGATGGCGTATCTCATTGAGCTGTACGCCGGCGCCTTCCCGACGTGGCTCGCGCCGGTGCAGGTTGCACTGATCCCAATCGCCGACCGCCATGCCGACTACGCGCACAACGTCGGCACGCGGCTCAAGCGCGCCGGCTTCCGCATCGACATCGACGACCGCAGCGAGCGCATGAACGCGAAGATCCGGCGTGCGCAGTTACAGAAAATTCCGTACATGCTCGTCGTCGGTGATCGGGAGCAGGAAGGCGAAGCCGTCGCCGTGCGCACGCGCGCCGGTGAGGACCTGGGATCGATGCCCGTGTTCCAGTTCATCGACCGGCTGCGCGATGAGGTGATCACGCAACTGGACCCGGAGGTCGCGGGGCCAGACGTGGGCGGCGAGTCCGAACGCTAGAGCTTCGATCCAAATTCGTCGAGGCGCCGCTCGAGCCGCCGCTGTTGCACCGAAAGCGTCAGGTCTCCCCGCGTCTTCTCGAGGATGCCACGCACGCTGTCCGTCGTGCGACGGAGGCCGCCGGTCATGGCGTCGGGGTAGTCGACGGTCACGAGCACGGAGTACATGTCGTCCATCGCGCGGAGCCAGTCTTCGCACTTTTCGACATCGCCGGTGCGCAACGTATCGAGCAGGTGCCGCCGCAGCTCGCCGACGGCCTCGCCCATGCCATTGAGGAACGCCGCCTGCTCCACCTGGAGCGTCTCCGGCGTCGGGAAGTCGCTGCCGGCAATCAACGCAAGGGTGATCGATGCTTCGGCGTACTCCTTCTGCGCGTCGTGCACGAAACCGGCGAAGTAGATGTCCGGGTGGCCATCGAGCGACTGGCGCGCAGTCTGCAGTTGCGCGCCGGCCTTCGACACGAGTTGGCCGGCGGTTTCGAAGTCGTCGCGGTGGACCGCACGGATGGCGTTCGCGGAGAGCCTGATCGCCTCGCGGCACAGGGGAAGCGCCGCCTCGCGCGCGGTGTTTTTGCCGACGAAGTTCTCCCGGACGCGCTCCATGATCGCGTCAAGCGGCGTGGAGATGTCGGGCATGGCTTCCTCGCTGTCTCGCCGCCCGCGCGGGATCTAGAGGTCTTTGACAGGGTGGGGCAGATCACCGTCGCGGGCCGCATCGATCATCTCGCGCGCCTCGCCGGGCAGGTCCATGCCGTAGTCATCGAACTTCTTCTCGACCCAGCGGCCGATCTGGCGCGGATCCTTGTAGTCTTCGACGCCGCGGGGCATGCTGCCGTAGTCATCGAGCACGCGCGATTCGCTCTTGTGGTACGCGAAGCGTGACAGGGCGCGCGCCGTCCCGCCGCCGCAGTGCTGGCACGCCGGCGCGACCTCGGTGGAGGTGTTGCGGACGAACTGGCTGGTGAGGCGCCGGCAGTCCTTGCACTTGTACTCGTAGATCGGCATGGCGGTTACAGCGTACTAGAAATCATCTTCGTCATCGGCGAAGCCACCTTCACCGGTGATGTCGTCGGGCAGCTCGCCCGCCTCCATGCGACCGACCATCTCGTCGAACTCGGGGCCCATGTCTTCGCCCATCTCGTCGCGCATGCTGCGCGCCCAACGGGCGACCGCGCGCGGATCGTTCTCGTCGATGCCGGCCATGCCCGCCCCGTCGTCGAAGTCGCCGCCGCCGCGGTGCACGGCGACGCGCGAGATCAGGCGGGTGAGCTTCTTGCCGCCGCAATGCTCACAGGCCGCATGGACGTCGCTGGAGACGCTGCGGACGAAGACGGAGGTGCGCTTCTTGCACGCGAGGCAACGGTACTCGTAGATCGGCATGCCATAGCGATAGCAGACCATGATGCGAGGCTCAACGGGGCCGGACGGCGTCTTCGTAGTGGGTGACGGAACGCAAGGCTCCGTCGCGCGTCAGTTCCACGGTCACGACGTCGATCCGCAGCGGCAGTTCGGCGCAGTCCGGGTTGCGCTCGACGTACCAGTCCACGGCGCGCAAGAGTTGCGCGGTCTTCCGCGGGCCGACGGAGAGCGCCGCCATGCCCTGGTCGCCTCCCTTCCGCGTGCGCACCTCGACGAATACCAACGCATCGACGTCGCGGGCGACGAGGTCGATCTCAGCCTCAAACACGCGAAAGTTGCGTTCGATGATGCGATAGCCCTTGGCCTCCAGGTGGGCGGCGGCGACGCGTTCGCCGAAATCGCCCAGCGACTTTCGGGGCGAAGTCAACTGTCCGCCGCCTTCCACCTCCGGTGGACGGGCCTTAGGGAGTTGTGGTCGTGGGATGTAGCGAGCACCTCACCGATCAATAACTCGAAGAGGATGTACCCCTTCGCGCGATCGGCATCCGCGGGCTCAGCCTCAACTGCCCTGCCGACGAGAAGCACCTCGCCGCCGCCCCCGGTCGTGTCCTCGACCGGGCCGTGCAGTGCGAATCGACCGTTGCGGCGGAGATCGTGGGCCTTTGGAGACGTCGGATACATAGTGACGATGAGGCAGCTGCCGCGCGGTGCCAATGGCCCGACCGGATGCACTCGCGGCCAACCATCCCGGCGCACGGTGCCGAAATAGCAGGGGGCGCTCGCGAGTCGTTCAAGGATATGCGCGGCGAGTTCGGGATTCAGTGCGCCGAAGTCGCCCCATCGAATCGCGTCCACAGGACAATGCTACACCGGCCGCGCGGACGCTCGCCGCGCGTCAGGGCGTGTACAGCTCGACTTCGTATCCGTCGAGGTCGGTGAAGTAGATGTACGGCTTGGCGTCCTCGTGTTCGCCGCTGCGAATGGCGGTGCCGCCGGCGGCCTCGATCTCGGCGCGCGCGGCCGCGACATCGGTGCCGGGATCAATGGCGAACCCGAAGTGACGCAGACCCGCGTGCGCGCCGGGGCGCCAATCCGACGATCCGGCGAACGTGATCATGTCGCCACCGCCGGGCACGCTCGCGAAGACCGCGGACCCGTCGCGAAACTGCTCCTCGATGCCGAACAGGCGCTGATAAAACGCAAACGACCGCTCAGCGTCGCGGACGAGAAACTGGATGTGGCGAAGGCCCCTGGTGCGAATCATGTCGGCGACGGCTCAAGCGCCTTGAACGGCAAGTCGATCGCAATACCGCGCGCCTCGAGAGCAGCGCGCACGGGCGCGAACAGCCTGCGGTGGATCGGACACGGCCCGTGCTCGTCGAGCGCGCGCTTGTGCTCCGGCGTCGCGTAGCCGCGGTTCTCGTTGAAGCGGTACTCCGGGTATACCGGGTGATAGCGCTCCATCAGCGCGTCGCGGTGTGTCTTCGCCAGGATCGATCCCGCCGCGATCGACGCGCACAACGCATCACCGTGGATGATCGAGCGGTGCCGGTATTCGGGCAGCGAGACCGCATCGATCAGCACCAGGTCGGGGCGGCATGGCAGCGCATCGAGCGCGCGCCGCATCGCGAGCTTCGTGGCGGCGATCAATCCGATCGTATCGATCTCCTCATGTGAGGCTGCGCCGACGCCGTAACCGCACTCTTCGCGGATCGCCTGGGCGAGGCGCTGGCGCTCTTCGGCGTCGATGAGTTTGCTGTCGCGCAGGTCCGCCCACCAGGTCCGCGCGAACCCCGGCTCGAGGATTGCCGCACCGGCGACGACGGGGCCGGCGAGCGGCCCGCGGCCCGCTTCATCGAGTCCGGCGACGTGCCGAAAGCCCCGCCGCCAGGCGGCGAGTTCGGCGTTGAGGCTGGGCGCTGCTTGAAAGAGGCCCATCGGCGCGATGCTAGCACCGGGCGGAGTGCGTGTAAAGCATCGTCCGCACCAGCGGGCGGGGGCTACCATGGCAGCGAAAACGCCAAGCTGACAAGGGAGGACGTAATGCCCATCGTGCGTGTCGAGTTGTTCTCAGGGAGGACCCACGCGCAGAAGCAAGAGTTGGCGCGCGCCATCACGGAGGCTGTGGCGAACGTCGCCCATACTACGCCGGAAGCGACGATCGTCATTTTTCAGGATGTCGAACGCGAGAATTGGGCCCAGGCAGGCAAGCTGGCATCCGACGACGACTAGAGACTCAGGGTTCTGCCTATGGGGTGCTCATCCCCGCCGACGGATACTGGAACGACCATAACCGGGGAGACGTTTGCGTATGTTGACAGATCTCACGTTACGAGACGTGTGTAAGCAGGTTCACGGTAGGGGCGCGGGTGCTCTGATATACTGGGTTCGCATTCCCCTGGAACTCCCGTTGAGCGCAGGGACAAAGGTTAGGTTTCGCCCATGAGCTCGCGTTGGCTACGCAACAGCTTCATTTATCTGCTCATCCTCGTGGCGGTCATCGCGATCGTCGTGTCGTTTTTCCGCGACGGGGAAGACACCAAGTCGCT encodes the following:
- a CDS encoding pyridoxamine 5'-phosphate oxidase family protein, with amino-acid sequence MDAIRWGDFGALNPELAAHILERLASAPCYFGTVRRDGWPRVHPVGPLAPRGSCLIVTMYPTSPKAHDLRRNGRFALHGPVEDTTGGGGEVLLVGRAVEAEPADADRAKGYILFELLIGEVLATSHDHNSLRPVHRRWKAADS
- a CDS encoding ribonuclease HII, giving the protein MGLFQAAPSLNAELAAWRRGFRHVAGLDEAGRGPLAGPVVAGAAILEPGFARTWWADLRDSKLIDAEERQRLAQAIREECGYGVGAASHEEIDTIGLIAATKLAMRRALDALPCRPDLVLIDAVSLPEYRHRSIIHGDALCASIAAGSILAKTHRDALMERYHPVYPEYRFNENRGYATPEHKRALDEHGPCPIHRRLFAPVRAALEARGIAIDLPFKALEPSPT
- a CDS encoding FmdB family zinc ribbon protein, encoding MPIYEYKCKDCRRLTSQFVRNTSTEVAPACQHCGGGTARALSRFAYHKSESRVLDDYGSMPRGVEDYKDPRQIGRWVEKKFDDYGMDLPGEAREMIDAARDGDLPHPVKDL
- a CDS encoding haloacid dehalogenase; this translates as MPDISTPLDAIMERVRENFVGKNTAREAALPLCREAIRLSANAIRAVHRDDFETAGQLVSKAGAQLQTARQSLDGHPDIYFAGFVHDAQKEYAEASITLALIAGSDFPTPETLQVEQAAFLNGMGEAVGELRRHLLDTLRTGDVEKCEDWLRAMDDMYSVLVTVDYPDAMTGGLRRTTDSVRGILEKTRGDLTLSVQQRRLERRLDEFGSKL
- a CDS encoding tautomerase family protein is translated as MPKAPPPGGEFGVEAGRCLKEAHRRDASTGRSACKASSAPAGGGYHGSENAKLTREDVMPIVRVELFSGRTHAQKQELARAITEAVANVAHTTPEATIVIFQDVERENWAQAGKLASDDD
- a CDS encoding zinc ribbon domain-containing protein — its product is MVCYRYGMPIYEYRCLACKKRTSVFVRSVSSDVHAACEHCGGKKLTRLISRVAVHRGGGDFDDGAGMAGIDENDPRAVARWARSMRDEMGEDMGPEFDEMVGRMEAGELPDDITGEGGFADDEDDF
- a CDS encoding YraN family protein encodes the protein MTSPRKSLGDFGERVAAAHLEAKGYRIIERNFRVFEAEIDLVARDVDALVFVEVRTRKGGDQGMAALSVGPRKTAQLLRAVDWYVERNPDCAELPLRIDVVTVELTRDGALRSVTHYEDAVRPR
- the thrS gene encoding threonine--tRNA ligase: MVLQTLSKEDRLYRMRHSAAHIMAEAVLEMFPDAQFAIGPPIEHGFYYDFLLARPLTPDDLPEIEQRMRARMTSNVPFEHSEMSREDALALFATQPFKVELIQGIEDANVSLYKQGAFVDLCEGPHVERTGDVPPFKLTSVAGAYWRGDEKRPMLQRIYGALFETQEELDDYLHRLEEAQRRDHRKLGRELELYTSSELIGSGLPSLLPKGATVRRLLEEYITGQEREAGYQHVYTPVLAKVDLYKRSGHWDHYRDSMYPPMALEHEELVLRPMNCPHHILIYENALHSYRELPIRIAEMGTMYRYEKSGVVGGLSRVRAINLNDAHIFCTREQIGQEFAGVMRLVERAYATLGITDYAYRLSLRDPADTEKFVQNDEMWDLGEKILRETLQELQLPFYEAPGEAAFYGPKLDIQIRDVLGREESMSTIQLDFHLPNQFDLTYIGEDGAQHQPVILHRGVIGATERMMAYLIELYAGAFPTWLAPVQVALIPIADRHADYAHNVGTRLKRAGFRIDIDDRSERMNAKIRRAQLQKIPYMLVVGDREQEGEAVAVRTRAGEDLGSMPVFQFIDRLRDEVITQLDPEVAGPDVGGESER
- a CDS encoding VOC family protein; amino-acid sequence: MIRTRGLRHIQFLVRDAERSFAFYQRLFGIEEQFRDGSAVFASVPGGGDMITFAGSSDWRPGAHAGLRHFGFAIDPGTDVAAARAEIEAAGGTAIRSGEHEDAKPYIYFTDLDGYEVELYTP